The stretch of DNA CGAACGCGGCTTTAAACTTTCCCGCTTTAATTAACGGAACGACCGCAACATAGTCTTCGCGTCGATAATCATCTGGGACCGGGATGGCGATACGATTGGGTTCGTCTTGGGTCATGCAAAGGCGATAGTTGTAGCCTTGCAGCTGACGATCGGCCTTCAGCGGGGCCAACGACTCGCCATACTCTGACCGGGCCTCGCGGCCGACGCGGAATGGAACCCCGGCGGCGGCCAGTAAGTCCCCTTCGTAAGTCGCATCGATCACCATCTCTGGCACGACGACTGCCTCTCCGGAGGACGTTTCAAACCTTAGTTCTTGGATCGCCTGAGCATCGATTTTTGTGGAGGTCAAACGATGACGCTTAAGGATTCGAATCGTTGGCTTTTCGGCGAGCATTTCGTGAAAGACGAGCCGATTGACCGATGGCTCGCCGTGTGTTCCCTGCCATGAATCGCGAACCTGATCAGATTGTTCGCCGTAGTGTTTCACATAGTGACTTCGCACACGCTGGCTGAACTCGAGAAACGCACCGCTGAGCGATTCAAAACTGTGGAAATCCGAGTGCGACAGACCATGTGTAGTCAGTCCACCGATGCGGTTGGTCGGCTCGATCAACAGGACATCGATGTTTTCATCGGCGGCGGCGAGTGCGGCAGAGATCCCGCCGGGCGTCGCACCATAAATCGCGACATCACAATGCAACGGTTCGCCGCCGCAGGCAAACGCGGGGGCGAGCACGGTTAGCAGCGCGACGATTACTTTGATTTCGGTCATGACAAGTGAACTGGAGCGGAAGAAGAATGGAGCGCTGGCGATGAATCGATGGGCGTCAGAGACGTTTGCCGTGCGCAAAGCATAACGAACGTCACACGCCCCGTCACAAAATCAGAGCGAAGGAGATCGTTTCTGATTACGAGTCCGAATTCCGCTCTCATCTCTCGAAGCGGCATCAACGATTGTCGTTCGGATCTCCGAGCCGACAACGCTCAACGAAGCCGCTGACGACTCGGAGAGTTGAGCGACAATCGGAGCAAAGAAAAGAGCGATAAGACTGGTAAAAGCAGTTCATCGACTTCCCTTACGACGTCCCCCTCACACGACAGGATTGGTCGAATTTTGTCGTTTGCCGTAGCTGCCGAGCATCACAAAGCACCCTTGGCTTGGAGCAGTGAACTGCGCCGTATACCGGAAGGCGACTCATCCATCGTGGTACGGCATTCGGACGATGGTTGATGTCGGATGGAACCAGCTTTGCGATTACTCAACCAGCCGATCGCGAGCCGACACACCCCAGTACAAAAAGTGTGGTTGATTGCCAACGTAAGGCTTTGCGCGTCCGCACTCCCAAACCTTCTCACGTTTGTACTCGAGAATCAACGGCAGGTTTGCCAAACGAGCTGCGGCGAAGCGCCATTGCGGACCGTCGTCTAGATCAATCGCTTCGATCAACAATACCAATTCTGGATCCGTCCCCATCACGAAGGCAAACACCGCGCCGTCAATCACGTGGTGACGCTTGCTTTGATAACGATAAAGCGGTTGAGCGAGCAGTCGTAACGATCCTTGTCCGTCGCTCAAGCCGGTAGGTATTTTTGCTTCAAACCCACGGGCGAATTGCCTCATTTGGGTCAATCGCATCCGCTCGGTTTGCGCGGGCACCGGTGCATTTGGAATCTCGGCGGGCGTGACACCGGCTTCGGTCGTTGTCCAATCTGGAACAGCCCCGCGCCGACTTACGCGAGGCTCGTGTTTGGTGTCGATGCCGACGAGTGAAAGCGAATGAAACTCGTGCGATAGTCGACGTTGGTTCGAATCAACAGGAGAGATGACCGACCAGATTGCGCCGATCACTTCCGGACGCCCGTCATTGGTCCAGACAAACGCGGCCCCGTGAGTGTCGCGAACGCGTACCGGATTGGTGAAAGTCAAGATTGGCGCGGGCTGCAGTTGCAGCAACTCTGCTTGATTTGCTGACCCTTCGCGACTGTCACTGCGAAACATTTCGTACGCCGCCGCTTCGTCGCGGTAAATACCCAACCAACGCGTGCGTTGTTCCTTATTCAACGTATTGTCTTCGGCAACACCGTCTGTGGCCGAACGGTCTTGTGCCACCCCGGGGCTGGCAATGAAAACGGCAAGCGCAATCAGCATTCCAATCACTCTCGGTGACATCGCATAGGCTCCCAGGCAAGACAACAAGAATCAACGGTTAACAATTTAGTCACTACGTCTATTATGGCGTGACGCGTCAGTTCGATCAAATCTCCCTTGTCACAATTCGATGAGCGCTGTCGCGGCGCAAGACTGGAACCCGAAAATTGCCGCTTGTGATCCCGAGACGACAAGGGCAGGACTTCACGAGGGTCAGCTTCGGGAAAAGGCACGTCGTCCTCGGCGGGGGAGCTTCGGCTATACTAAACGGGGTCAATCTTTCTGAGAAAAAGGCACGCTCCTATGAACGAAACGACAGCGAAGGCACTGCCTCGAATTCCGGAAGATCAATCCGATCAAGAGTCATCGAAGAAATTTCAGCTCGTTACGAGTAGCTCCGTTTCGGTGCTCGTCCACACGGTGATCATCCTGGTGCTGGCGGTCATTACCGTCGACCTACAGAAATTCCAGGAGTTTGATTTGATCGCTTTACCGCCTCGACCGGTCGAAGACGATCCTCCAGTGGAGGTCGAACTGGAACCGGAGATCCAGGTCGTTCCTCCCGAAACCGCGTCACTATTTTCGGCAGCCCCGGCTCCCACCAATATGTCAGCCGGTGCGGCGACCACGCCGGTACTTGACCAGACGCTTGTCGCGAAAGCAGAAATGTCTGACTTACAGATTGCAGCTCCGACGATGGGGATCCCCGATTCGATGGCCCTCATTGAGGCGATTCCTGACGCGAAAGTGAAAGGAGAGGCGCGCGATATCGTAGACAACTATCAACAAGCGCTCGATCGATTAGCGCAAGAGCTACTTTGGATGCTCGATGAGGGGCCCGTTCTGGCAATCTGGTGTTTCGATCAGTCCAACAGTATGAAAGACGACCAAAAAGAGATCCGGGATCGGATCGAATCCGTCTACCAACAACTCGGCCTCGACGGCCGTAGCCGGGGAAACGCACTGTGGACCGCCGTAACCAGCTATGGACAAGGTTTTGTCGATCACACCGCACATAAGCCGACGCCCAACTTGGATCAAATCCGAGCCGCCATCGATGCCGTACCGATCGACGAATCGGGCCTGGAAATGATGTGCAGCGCGGTCGGCAGGACAATCAATACCTACCGAGACATCTCTCGGCGAGGACGGCAGATGGCTTTGATTTTGGTGACCGATGAAAGCGGCGAGCGAATCAATAACGATGCCTACCTGGAAGAAGCCATCGAAGTCGCGAAGGCCGCGAATTGCAAGGTTTATGTACTCGGTCGAGAATCTGTGTTCGGTTACCCCTATGCGTTCATCCGCTGGCGACACCCACAGACGAATCGAGTCCACTGGTTGCGAATCGACCGTGGCCCGGAGACAGGGTTTCCAGAACAGTTGCAAACCAACGGTTTTCGCAGACGCCATGATGCGTTCAGCAGTGGTTTCGGACCTTACGAACAAACCCGCTTGGCACGTGAGACCAATGCGATCTTCTTTATGTTGCCTTCGGTGGAAACCGATTTAGTTCGCGCGACAAAAGTCAAATACGACATGGAAGCGTTGCGGCCTTATCGCCCCGACCTACGTGCCCGCATGGAAGTGCTGACGGACCGCAAAGAATTTCCCCTTCGAGCGTTGATCTGGCAGGTGATCCAAGATCTAAATCCCTACCAAGAAAAATCGAAAAACGTCGTCGAAATGCGAATGGACTTTTCGCTCGATCCACAAGAATTCGTTCAGCAAGCGAGACAGGAGCAAGCAAAGGCGAAGCAGCAACTTCAGTACATGGCCCGAGCGGAACAGTCATTGATCGAAGGCAAAAAGCTCCGCGATCAGGAAGCAGAC from Roseiconus lacunae encodes:
- a CDS encoding VWA domain-containing protein — encoded protein: MNETTAKALPRIPEDQSDQESSKKFQLVTSSSVSVLVHTVIILVLAVITVDLQKFQEFDLIALPPRPVEDDPPVEVELEPEIQVVPPETASLFSAAPAPTNMSAGAATTPVLDQTLVAKAEMSDLQIAAPTMGIPDSMALIEAIPDAKVKGEARDIVDNYQQALDRLAQELLWMLDEGPVLAIWCFDQSNSMKDDQKEIRDRIESVYQQLGLDGRSRGNALWTAVTSYGQGFVDHTAHKPTPNLDQIRAAIDAVPIDESGLEMMCSAVGRTINTYRDISRRGRQMALILVTDESGERINNDAYLEEAIEVAKAANCKVYVLGRESVFGYPYAFIRWRHPQTNRVHWLRIDRGPETGFPEQLQTNGFRRRHDAFSSGFGPYEQTRLARETNAIFFMLPSVETDLVRATKVKYDMEALRPYRPDLRARMEVLTDRKEFPLRALIWQVIQDLNPYQEKSKNVVEMRMDFSLDPQEFVQQARQEQAKAKQQLQYMARAEQSLIEGKKLRDQEADPRWQANYDLVLAQLVAYQARIYEYGVALDAFMANPKTAPQTRGDRVLHDWDIHTVKQVRTEEAKPYIDRARSMFAEIQEEHPGSPWAARAKWELDRGFGVDLRPQYDLPYKNVPNAMAPPKL